A stretch of the Notamacropus eugenii isolate mMacEug1 chromosome 2, mMacEug1.pri_v2, whole genome shotgun sequence genome encodes the following:
- the LOC140522038 gene encoding olfactory receptor 9G4-like: protein MSVEVGNRTTLTEFILIGFSADPHMQLVYFGAFLVLYLVTLAGNMTLIILIRIDSRLHTPMYFFAGSLSLLDFWYVSVYTPKILATCISEDKRISLAGCGAQFFFSAAVAYIECYLLAAMAYDRYAAMCNPLLYSAAMSRSVCVGLVAGSYVGGFLNVIAHTANTFRLKFCGRNIIDHFFCDAPPLVKMSCTDTKVYEKVLLGMVGFTVFSSILVILIAYFNILLAILRIRSASGRQKAFSTCASHMISVMLFYGSILFMYSRPSSTYSLEKDKLAALFYTVVNPLLNPIIYSFRNKDVKEAFRKAIKSIKMLR from the coding sequence ATGTCTGTGGAAGTGGGGAATCGGACCACCTTGACTGAATTCATCTTAATTGGCTTCTCAGCTGATCCCCATATGCAACTGGTCTACTTCGGAGCTTTTTTGGTTCTCTATTTGGTAACACTGGCAGGGAACATGACTCTAATTATCTTAATCAGGATTGACTCCCGTTTGCATACCCCAATGTATTTTTTCGCTGGGAGTCTGTCATTATTAGATTTCTGGTATGTATCTGTGTACACCCCCAAAATCCTGGCCACCTGTATATCAGAGGACAAGCGTATATCCTTAGCAGGCTGTGGtgcccaatttttcttctctgctgcTGTGGCTTACATTGAGTGTTACCTCCTTGCTGCTATGGCCTATGACCGTTATGCAGCAATGTGTAACCCCCTTCTCTATTCAGCTGCCATGTCCAGGTCTGTCTGTGTTGGGTTGGTTGCTGGGTCCTATGTAGGTGGTTTCTTAAATGTCATAGCCCACACTGCTAACACATTTCGCTTGAAATTTTGTGGGAGAAATATCATTGACCACTTTTTCTGTGATGCACCACCCTTGGTAAAGATGTCCTGCACTGATACTAAGGTCTATGAGAAAGTGCTTCTGGGAATGGTTGGTTTCACAGTTTTCTCTAGCATACTAGTCATTCTGATAGCCTACTTCAATATTCTCCTGGCCATCCTTAGGATCCGTTCAGCCTCAGGAAGACAGAAGGCTTTCTCCACCTGTGCCTCCCACATGATCTCTGTCATGCTCTTCTATGGGTCCATACTCTTCATGTACTCAAGACCCAGCTCCACTTATTCCCTGGAGAAGGACAAGTTGGCTGCCCTGTTCTACACAGTGGTGAATCCCTTACTGAATCCCATAATCTATAGCTTCAGGAACAAGGATGTGAAAGAGGCCTTCAGAAAAGCAATAAAAAGTATCAAAATGCTAAGATGA
- the LOC140523266 gene encoding olfactory receptor 9G19-like, with amino-acid sequence MEKNNHTVSQFILLGFTQDPMMQLILFVLFLMVYFFTLVGNITLIVLIFTHTRLHTPMYFFVGNLSFLDLWYSSVYIPKIMMTCVSADNSISFAGCVSQFFFSAGLAYSECYLLAAMAYDRYIAISNPLLYAQAMSRWLCVCLVGISYIGGFVNATILTSNTFTLNFCGDNIIDDFFCDVPPLVKLACNVKESYQEVLYFLLAANVITPTLLILASYLFIIASILRIRSVQGRLKAFSTCSSHLISVTLYFGSFLYIYSRPSSSYALERDKIISTFYTVLFPMLNPMIYSLRNTDVKEALKKLFKITS; translated from the coding sequence ATGGAGAAAAACAACCATACTGTATCTCAGTTCATCCTACTAGGTTTCACCCAGGATCCTATGATGCAACTGATCCTTTTTGTCCTTTTCCTCATGGTATACTTTTTTACTTTGGTGGGGAATATCACTTTGATAGTCTTAATCTTTACACACACCCGGCTGCACACCCCTATGTATTTCTTCGTTGGGAATCTGTCTTTTCTGGATCTCTGGTATTCTTCTGTTTATATACCCAAAATTATGATGACCTGTGTCTCTGCAGACAACAGCATCTCCTTTGCCGGATGCgtgtctcagtttttcttctcagCTGGACTAGCATATAGTGAATGTTATTTATTGGCTGCAATGGCATATGACCGTTACATAGCCATCTCCAATCCATTGCTCTATGCTCAGGCCATGTCCAGATGGTTATGTGTATGTCTGGTTGGCATTTCCTACATTGGTGGTTTTGTTAATGCTACCATACTTACTAGCAATACATTCACCCTGAATTTCTGTGGGGATAATATCATTGATGACTTCTTCTGTGATGTCCCACCATTGGTGAAGCTAGCATGTAATGTAAAGGAGAGTTACCAGGAGGTGCTCTATTTCCTCTTGGCCGCCAATGTCATCACTCCTACTCTATTAATTCTGGCCTCGTACCTTTTCATCATTGCTTCCATCTTGAGGATCCGCTCTGTGCAAGGTCGACTCAAAGCCTTTTCTACCTGTTCTTCTCACTTGATTTCTGTTACTTTATACTTTGGCTCTTTCCTCTATATTTATTCTCGCCCAAGTTCCAGCTATGCCCTGGAGAGGGACAAAATTATCTCCACATTTTACACTGTGCTCTTCCCCATGTTAAACCCTATGATCTATAGCCTAAGGAACACGGATGTGAAAGAAGCCCTGAAGAAACTCTTCAAAATAACTTCCTGA